A genome region from Nitrosopumilus oxyclinae includes the following:
- a CDS encoding CdvA-like protein, with amino-acid sequence MTNDDIEIIGKNVKDMYGTFMGKVVGTITDFDGSIQSVGIDCGSQGLQQIQYEQLVVQGEVVIFIPKWRLDSQRLIREKQLTLRRLKALIDIVSENDDMKTDAEIIHEKYKSKLVSLDETEREIKAILEARLTELDDQMKSAKMLSFDAKVQFKSNEISDATFETVKSCTTEVIEHVTHETAEIANVKSRIADLELEVQQITAPPTPDIQESARSYLETTEQEQQIVQTILPEVPVESTTPSELIEAPSTPIPEPPTESEVAFAFPEPPQQVTAETSKDDNDNDWLARMEAQ; translated from the coding sequence ATGACAAACGACGATATCGAAATTATCGGTAAAAATGTCAAAGACATGTACGGAACATTCATGGGTAAAGTCGTAGGAACAATAACTGACTTTGACGGAAGTATTCAATCCGTCGGAATCGACTGCGGTTCACAAGGATTACAGCAAATCCAATATGAGCAACTAGTCGTTCAAGGTGAAGTTGTTATATTTATTCCAAAATGGAGACTTGACTCACAAAGACTCATTCGAGAAAAACAATTAACTCTACGTCGATTGAAAGCATTGATTGATATAGTTTCTGAAAATGATGACATGAAAACAGATGCAGAAATAATTCATGAAAAATACAAGTCAAAACTTGTATCATTAGATGAAACAGAACGTGAAATCAAAGCAATACTTGAGGCAAGATTGACAGAGTTAGATGATCAAATGAAGTCTGCAAAAATGTTATCGTTTGATGCAAAAGTACAATTTAAGAGCAACGAAATCTCTGATGCAACATTTGAGACTGTGAAATCATGCACAACTGAGGTAATTGAGCATGTAACTCACGAAACAGCAGAAATCGCAAATGTAAAGAGTAGAATTGCAGACCTTGAATTGGAAGTGCAACAGATAACTGCCCCTCCAACACCAGACATCCAAGAATCAGCCCGTTCATATCTGGAGACTACTGAACAAGAACAACAAATTGTTCAGACAATACTTCCAGAAGTACCAGTCGAATCAACAACACCTTCAGAACTAATTGAGGCACCTAGTACCCCTATACCAGAACCTCCAACAGAATCTGAGGTAGCATTTGCATTTCCAGAACCACCCCAACAGGTGACAGCAGAAACTTCAAAAGACGACAATGATAACGATTGGCTTGCAAGAATGGAAGCACAATAA
- the msrB gene encoding peptide-methionine (R)-S-oxide reductase MsrB: MTEKIVKKPEEWKKQLTPDQYEICINHGTEPPFTGKYNNTKLEGTFKCTCCGEELFSSDAKFDSGSGWPSFWKPISEEKIEYISDNAYGMVRTEVNCNKCGAHLGHVFDDGPQPTNQRYCINSISLQHEKDEDMQ, from the coding sequence ATGACAGAAAAAATTGTGAAAAAGCCTGAAGAATGGAAAAAGCAGCTAACCCCAGATCAATATGAAATTTGTATTAACCATGGAACAGAACCACCATTTACTGGAAAATATAACAATACCAAACTAGAAGGGACTTTCAAATGCACGTGTTGTGGTGAAGAACTATTCTCATCTGATGCAAAATTTGATTCAGGGTCAGGATGGCCAAGTTTCTGGAAACCAATCTCTGAAGAAAAGATAGAATACATTTCAGATAACGCATATGGAATGGTTCGTACTGAAGTTAATTGCAACAAATGTGGCGCACATTTAGGTCACGTATTTGACGACGGTCCTCAGCCTACAAATCAAAGATATTGTATCAATTCAATTTCATTACAACATGAAAAAGATGAAGATATGCAATAG
- a CDS encoding FAD-dependent thymidylate synthase, whose product MSEFSIKEKNILSDHFSNTEGNVFAIITPRQVDRGALMSRYSRTDKSMRRIFLDEFLQNKTRGEEFYNRVLLEYGDDSVAELGEAQIAIEGLSNIAVKKIEDRRIGLSYLEKSSRYVAWNKKENGKYRFYRDPEIMKSRFADMYEESCNFSFDVYSKNIEPMINYVREKYPIEKYSFKDSKDGKEKLFTKLKNESDIKSANMIYRGSTKAKALDILRGLLPASTLTNVGITGNGRAFEYLLTVLGASELKEEQDLASKIKKELDTTIKSFVRRADDKYGKAFQKYLRDIKNKSKIITSREIKPNPKKGTVTKLVYYESEKNSIDTIITSIMYEQSPSTSYQDILKQVKKISKDKKIKIINEFTKIRTNRRHRPSRAFENIYYTFDLCNNFGMFRDFHRHRALTLERQLLTTDHGYSIPNEIKVLGIENDFKDCMNKTKEIFDKIRIKLPEQGQYVVNFGYNYPYFMKMNLREACHLIELRTVPQGHVDYRRVAQQMFKQINKVHPNLSKIMKYVDMKEYDLERFESEKRTEEKRKKLKK is encoded by the coding sequence TTGTCTGAATTCTCAATTAAAGAAAAAAATATTCTATCAGATCACTTTTCAAACACTGAAGGCAACGTCTTTGCAATAATTACTCCACGACAAGTTGATCGTGGTGCATTGATGTCAAGATATAGTAGAACAGACAAAAGCATGAGACGAATTTTTCTTGATGAATTTTTACAAAACAAAACTAGAGGTGAGGAATTTTACAATCGAGTTCTCTTAGAGTATGGCGATGATTCAGTTGCAGAGTTAGGAGAAGCACAAATTGCAATTGAAGGATTATCAAACATTGCAGTGAAAAAAATTGAAGACAGAAGAATAGGATTATCATATTTAGAAAAATCATCAAGATATGTGGCATGGAACAAAAAAGAAAACGGAAAGTACAGATTTTACAGAGACCCTGAAATAATGAAATCTCGTTTTGCAGATATGTATGAGGAGAGTTGTAATTTTTCATTTGATGTTTATTCAAAAAATATTGAACCAATGATAAATTATGTTAGAGAAAAATATCCAATTGAAAAATATAGTTTCAAAGATTCTAAAGATGGAAAAGAAAAATTATTTACCAAATTAAAAAATGAATCAGATATAAAATCTGCAAACATGATCTATAGAGGTTCCACTAAAGCCAAAGCTCTTGATATTCTCAGAGGATTATTACCAGCATCAACTTTGACCAATGTTGGAATTACTGGAAACGGAAGAGCATTTGAATATCTACTTACTGTTTTAGGTGCATCTGAACTAAAAGAAGAACAAGATTTAGCCTCAAAAATCAAAAAAGAGCTTGACACCACAATAAAGTCATTTGTGAGACGAGCAGATGACAAATATGGAAAAGCATTCCAAAAATATCTCAGAGATATAAAAAACAAATCCAAAATAATTACATCTAGAGAAATAAAACCAAACCCAAAGAAAGGCACCGTTACCAAACTAGTATACTATGAATCAGAGAAAAATTCTATAGACACAATAATTACAAGCATCATGTATGAGCAATCACCTAGCACATCATACCAAGACATACTAAAACAAGTAAAAAAAATATCAAAAGATAAAAAAATTAAAATCATCAATGAATTTACAAAAATTCGTACAAACAGACGTCATAGACCATCAAGGGCCTTTGAAAATATCTATTATACTTTTGATTTATGTAATAATTTTGGAATGTTTAGAGATTTTCACAGACATAGAGCACTTACACTTGAAAGACAATTACTAACAACAGATCATGGATACAGCATTCCAAACGAAATTAAAGTTTTAGGAATTGAAAATGATTTCAAAGACTGTATGAATAAAACAAAAGAAATATTTGATAAAATCAGAATTAAACTTCCAGAACAAGGACAGTATGTTGTAAACTTTGGATACAACTATCCATATTTCATGAAAATGAATCTAAGAGAAGCATGTCATTTAATTGAATTACGAACAGTTCCACAAGGACATGTAGATTATAGAAGAGTCGCACAACAAATGTTCAAACAAATTAACAAAGTTCATCCAAATCTCAGTAAAATAATGAAGTATGTAGACATGAAAGAATATGATTTGGAAAGATTTGAATCTGAAAAAAGAACAGAAGAAAAGCGAAAGAAATTAAAAAAATAG